From the genome of Grus americana isolate bGruAme1 chromosome 9, bGruAme1.mat, whole genome shotgun sequence, one region includes:
- the APOD gene encoding apolipoprotein D → MLSTAVRLSVLLGLLGLGKGQMFHMGPCPDPPVQEDFNINKYLGKWYEIEKLPSSFEKGRCIQANYSLKENGKFKVINKELLSNGKVNEVEGEIMHMDVKEPAKLGVRFNWFMPSAPYWVISTDYENYSLVYSCTNILWLFHIDYAWILSRAPDMHPETVEHLKSVLQSYKIDTEKMMPTDQLNCPSEM, encoded by the exons ATGCTGAGCACGGCGGTGCGGCTCTCGGTCCTGCTCGGCCTCCTTGGCCTTGGGAAAGGCCAGATGTTTCACATGGGACCGTGCCCAGATCCACCGGTCCAAGAAGACTTCAATATCAACAAG TATTTGGGGAAATGGTATGAGATAGAGAAGCTGCCCTCAAGTTTTGAGAAAGGAAGGTGCATCCAGGCAAATTACTCGCTGAAGGAGAATGGGAAGTTCAAGGTGATCAACAAGGAGCTGCT tTCCAATGGCAAAGTCAACGAAGTTGAAGGAGAAATCATGCACATGGATGTAAAGGAGCCGGCCAAGCTGGGTGTCCGCTTTAACTGGT TCATGCCTTCTGCCCCTTACTGGGTCATCTCCACCGACTATGAAAACTACTCGCTGGTTTACTCCTGCACTAACATCCTCTGGCTCTTCCACATTGACTACGCCTGGATTCTATCAAGAGCTCCCGATATGCACCCAGAAACCGTGGAGCACCTGAAGAGCGTCCTCCAGTCCTACAAGATTGACACCGAGAAAATGATGCCCACGGATCAACTTAACTGCCCTTCCGAGATGTAA